A portion of the Burkholderia sp. GAS332 genome contains these proteins:
- a CDS encoding two component transcriptional regulator, LuxR family, with the protein MSKILIIDDHPAFRMVIKIQLMQLLGIDEVIEADNGQTAVELARQHAPTLAILDLDIPRISGLDVIPRLKLAHPSMRMLVLSGQDPVTFAPRAMRSGAQGFVAKSQEMKEIMRGVEAVLAGYTVFPVTSGGGGFSPNASGAQEEDRLTLLSDKELVILQMLSKGMSNKAIGDALFISNKTVSSHKTRIMHKLGVKSLVELIDLARRCRIVSSQ; encoded by the coding sequence ATGTCTAAAATATTGATCATCGACGACCACCCCGCATTTCGGATGGTTATCAAGATACAACTTATGCAACTGCTTGGCATCGATGAAGTGATCGAAGCTGATAACGGTCAAACGGCCGTTGAATTGGCCCGTCAGCACGCACCGACACTTGCGATACTCGATCTCGATATTCCGCGTATCAGCGGGCTTGATGTCATCCCTCGCCTCAAGCTTGCCCATCCGTCGATGCGCATGCTGGTGTTGTCCGGCCAGGATCCTGTTACATTTGCCCCAAGGGCAATGCGTTCCGGCGCGCAAGGTTTCGTTGCCAAGTCGCAGGAAATGAAGGAGATCATGCGCGGCGTAGAGGCCGTGCTGGCCGGGTATACGGTGTTTCCCGTAACCTCTGGCGGTGGCGGGTTCTCGCCCAATGCCAGTGGTGCGCAAGAAGAAGACAGACTCACCTTGCTATCGGACAAGGAACTCGTGATTCTGCAGATGCTTTCGAAAGGTATGTCGAACAAGGCGATCGGAGACGCACTGTTTATCAGTAACAAGACCGTGAGTAGCCACAAGACCCGTATCATGCACAAGCTGGGGGTAAAGTCGCTCGTTGAACTGATCGATCTGGCGCGCCGCTGCCGGATCGTGTCGTCACAGTGA
- a CDS encoding OmpA family protein produces MKFQLTLLACALALSGCAGQAARDRLGIEDPTVLKMGVGAAQDAAAGAPTPQWFSTYAPITSGGEALAGLQQQLDKLPDDKNSYFHAKAQCWVDAGQQEWHAHDQWGFVQEAIGQAAMMTMSLENGTPLSAANPVLRTVSTVRPDLWKIVNTIKGDPAFAQCPEAQQPLACAEVELMHAGHDAWARRFSAAEKRLPGIQGNLRKSAETALQCAQAKQVSAEPPRAPQKITLRADSLFRFDGASEAAILPAGKKRLDDVVTGLKQAPAVHELKITGYTDRLGSDTYNERLSLQRARTVTQYLRARGVTLPITALGQGSANQVVACQQTKRDELVRCLAPNRRVEIEFVVAGS; encoded by the coding sequence ATGAAATTTCAGCTAACGCTGCTGGCATGTGCGCTGGCTTTGTCGGGTTGCGCGGGGCAGGCCGCACGAGACCGACTCGGTATCGAAGACCCGACCGTTCTGAAGATGGGCGTTGGCGCGGCACAAGACGCGGCTGCTGGCGCGCCGACGCCTCAATGGTTTAGTACCTACGCACCAATCACAAGCGGCGGCGAGGCCCTTGCTGGTCTGCAACAGCAACTGGACAAATTGCCTGATGACAAGAACAGCTATTTTCACGCGAAGGCTCAGTGCTGGGTCGATGCCGGACAGCAGGAATGGCACGCACATGACCAATGGGGCTTCGTCCAGGAAGCCATCGGGCAGGCCGCGATGATGACGATGAGCCTCGAAAATGGCACGCCCTTGTCCGCTGCTAATCCAGTTTTGCGCACCGTGTCGACGGTGCGTCCTGATCTGTGGAAAATCGTCAATACCATTAAGGGCGATCCTGCCTTCGCCCAGTGTCCCGAGGCGCAACAACCCCTTGCATGTGCCGAAGTCGAACTGATGCACGCTGGGCATGACGCATGGGCGCGTAGGTTCTCCGCCGCCGAAAAACGTTTGCCCGGGATTCAGGGCAACTTGCGGAAGTCGGCTGAAACGGCGCTGCAATGCGCGCAAGCGAAGCAGGTGTCGGCAGAACCGCCGCGTGCGCCGCAAAAGATTACCTTGCGAGCGGACTCCCTCTTCCGCTTCGATGGCGCTAGCGAGGCAGCAATTTTGCCTGCAGGCAAGAAACGTCTCGACGACGTGGTGACTGGCCTGAAGCAGGCTCCCGCTGTACACGAACTGAAGATCACGGGCTACACCGACCGCCTCGGCAGTGATACATACAACGAGCGTCTGTCTTTACAGCGTGCACGGACGGTCACGCAGTATCTGCGCGCCCGCGGTGTGACATTGCCGATAACCGCCCTAGGTCAAGGCAGTGCGAATCAGGTGGTTGCTTGTCAGCAAACCAAGCGTGACGAACTGGTGCGGTGTCTTGCGCCGAACCGGCGCGTGGAGATCGAATTCGTGGTTGCTGGCTCATAG
- a CDS encoding transcriptional regulator, TetR family encodes MKPKRSPAKPLGRRPAVEDFDVREHLLDTATRLFAERGIAATTVGQIASAAGVTSALVHYYFTNRERLLDAVVDERLAPAAEFVWRPAVEDAASDPFALVHEFVARLFDVTDRMPWLPPLWLREIVNEGGLLRERMMQRIRFDNIKRFGSRVAHAQQDGVVNGDLEAMLLFNSILALVMLPLATAKIWQSARGLPVIGRDALRRHVTALLISGMQPGPHTASAQAQVQAPAQQPKQKPPSGRRNHKDADPGSQS; translated from the coding sequence ATGAAACCGAAGCGCTCACCCGCGAAACCGCTCGGCCGCCGCCCGGCCGTCGAGGACTTCGACGTGCGCGAACATCTGCTCGACACCGCAACGCGGCTCTTTGCCGAACGTGGCATCGCGGCCACAACGGTCGGTCAGATCGCGAGCGCAGCGGGCGTCACATCGGCACTGGTCCATTACTACTTCACGAATCGCGAAAGGCTCCTCGATGCAGTAGTCGACGAGCGGCTCGCTCCCGCGGCGGAATTCGTCTGGCGGCCGGCCGTTGAAGACGCCGCGAGCGATCCCTTTGCGCTGGTTCACGAATTCGTCGCGCGTCTCTTTGACGTGACGGACCGCATGCCCTGGTTGCCGCCGCTCTGGCTGCGGGAGATCGTCAACGAAGGCGGGCTGTTGCGTGAACGAATGATGCAGCGCATTCGGTTCGACAACATCAAGCGTTTCGGCAGCCGCGTTGCACACGCGCAGCAGGACGGCGTCGTCAATGGCGACCTGGAAGCCATGTTGTTGTTCAACTCGATTCTGGCGCTCGTAATGCTGCCGCTCGCCACGGCAAAAATCTGGCAAAGTGCGCGAGGCCTGCCCGTCATCGGGCGTGATGCGTTGCGCCGGCATGTGACCGCACTGCTAATCAGCGGCATGCAGCCGGGGCCACATACAGCATCGGCGCAAGCACAAGTGCAAGCGCCAGCACAGCAGCCGAAGCAGAAGCCTCCATCAGGACGCCGCAACCACAAAGACGCAGACCCAGGGAGCCAGTCATGA
- a CDS encoding HlyD family secretion protein, which yields MNRPFSACVYLLLAATALAACSHRNENVYQGYVEGEFVYLGSSQSGKLTQLAAARGQTVDANAPVFTLESVDETAALKQARQQLAAARAQLGDLQTGKRRPEVNVTKAQLAQAVANARKAALQLTRDEAQYRAGGIPKAQLDDSRANADATAAQVRELSNQVDVALLPGRSQQITAQGAQVEAAQAAVAQAQWKLDQKRVNAPAAGLVYDTLYRVGEWVQAGNPVVQMLPPQNVKVRFFVPETVVGKLVPGRALSIHCDGCAADVAAKITYISSEAEYTPPVIYSNENRAKLVFMVEAHPSAADAVKLHPGQPVAVSLQ from the coding sequence ATGAATCGTCCTTTCAGCGCCTGCGTATATCTGCTGCTCGCTGCGACGGCCCTCGCCGCCTGCTCGCATCGCAACGAGAACGTCTATCAAGGCTACGTCGAAGGTGAGTTCGTGTATCTCGGCTCGTCGCAGTCCGGCAAGCTGACGCAGTTGGCGGCCGCACGAGGGCAGACCGTCGACGCAAACGCACCGGTATTCACGCTCGAATCCGTGGACGAGACCGCCGCGTTGAAGCAGGCACGACAGCAACTCGCCGCGGCACGCGCACAGCTAGGCGATCTCCAGACCGGCAAGCGCCGTCCCGAAGTGAACGTCACCAAAGCGCAACTCGCTCAAGCGGTCGCCAACGCGCGCAAGGCGGCGTTGCAACTCACGCGCGATGAAGCGCAGTACCGTGCGGGGGGCATTCCGAAAGCGCAGCTCGACGATTCGCGCGCCAATGCGGACGCCACCGCCGCGCAGGTCCGCGAACTCAGCAATCAGGTGGATGTCGCTTTGCTCCCGGGCCGCTCGCAACAGATCACCGCGCAGGGCGCGCAGGTCGAAGCCGCCCAGGCTGCCGTCGCCCAGGCGCAATGGAAACTCGATCAGAAGCGCGTCAACGCACCGGCGGCAGGACTCGTCTACGACACGCTGTATCGCGTCGGCGAGTGGGTACAGGCTGGCAATCCTGTCGTACAGATGCTGCCACCACAGAACGTGAAAGTCCGCTTCTTCGTACCGGAGACCGTAGTCGGCAAGCTCGTCCCAGGCCGCGCGCTTTCCATTCATTGCGACGGTTGCGCCGCCGATGTCGCAGCGAAAATCACGTACATATCGAGCGAAGCCGAATACACGCCGCCGGTGATCTACAGCAACGAAAACCGCGCCAAGCTCGTGTTCATGGTCGAAGCCCACCCTTCCGCCGCCGACGCAGTCAAGCTGCACCCCGGCCAACCCGTTGCGGTGAGCCTTCAATGA